One genomic segment of Planctomycetia bacterium includes these proteins:
- the pdhA gene encoding pyruvate dehydrogenase (acetyl-transferring) E1 component subunit alpha, translating into MSPLDSNVPLDRDRAMRLLRQMVRIRRFEEKCVELYGAQKIRGFLHLYVGEEAVATGVMEQLRPEDAVLATYREHGQALARGIPAGSIMAEMYGKREGCARGRGGSMHLFDAATRFYGGNAIVAGGMPLAVGLALADKLQGRRNVTACFFGEGAVAEGEFHESMNLAALWRLPVLFVCENNLYAMGTALAVSESMTDIARKADAYGVAAASVDGMDVVAVAEATRRAVEQVREGRPYLLECRTYRFRAHSMFDAELYRSKTEIAEWKLRDPITLFFEQIKQAGMARESDLAELERSADREIDEAVAFAEAGTWEPVADLARFVYSEKQPS; encoded by the coding sequence ATGAGCCCCCTCGACTCGAATGTTCCGCTCGATCGCGATCGCGCCATGCGACTGCTCCGGCAGATGGTGCGAATACGCCGCTTTGAAGAAAAGTGCGTCGAGTTGTACGGCGCTCAGAAGATCCGCGGCTTTCTCCATCTTTACGTCGGCGAAGAAGCCGTGGCGACCGGCGTCATGGAACAACTCCGACCGGAAGACGCCGTGCTGGCGACCTATCGCGAACACGGCCAGGCATTGGCCCGCGGCATACCGGCCGGCTCGATCATGGCCGAAATGTACGGCAAGCGCGAAGGCTGCGCCCGTGGTCGGGGCGGGTCGATGCACCTGTTCGACGCTGCGACTCGTTTCTACGGCGGCAACGCGATCGTCGCCGGCGGCATGCCGTTGGCCGTGGGACTCGCTCTGGCCGACAAACTGCAAGGGCGGCGGAACGTCACGGCCTGCTTTTTCGGCGAAGGCGCCGTTGCCGAAGGGGAGTTTCACGAGTCGATGAACCTGGCCGCCCTCTGGCGATTGCCCGTGCTGTTCGTTTGTGAAAACAACCTGTATGCGATGGGAACGGCTTTGGCGGTTTCCGAATCGATGACCGACATCGCCCGGAAAGCCGATGCCTACGGCGTCGCGGCGGCGAGCGTTGACGGCATGGACGTCGTGGCCGTCGCCGAAGCGACGCGGCGAGCCGTCGAACAGGTCCGCGAGGGTCGGCCTTACCTCTTGGAATGCCGGACCTACCGATTCCGGGCCCATTCCATGTTCGACGCCGAACTCTATCGTTCCAAGACCGAAATCGCGGAGTGGAAACTGCGCGATCCGATCACGCTCTTCTTCGAGCAAATCAAGCAAGCGGGCATGGCGAGGGAATCCGATCTGGCCGAACTCGAGCGGTCGGCCGATCGCGAAATCGACGAAGCGGTCGCCTTCGCCGAGGCGGGCACCTGGGAACCGGTAGCCGATCTCGCCCGCTTCGTCTATTCGGAGAAGCAACCATCATGA
- the acsA gene encoding acetate--CoA ligase, whose product MPFRTIHKSQAAGQVPPNLADYEHARDAFSWSAVRKELTGRSDPAHLNLAYQAVDRHARGPQGELVAIRWLGKEGGRRDVTYAELSEISNRFANVLEGLDVRPGDRVFSLLGRVPELYVSALGTLKNKSVFCPLFSQFGPEPIWQRLFRGDAKVLITTRAAYEKKVAAIRTRLPQLEHVLLTDVDDDVSAGVLSLPRLMARASGKFTIPLTVPADGALLHFTSGTTGMPKGAVHVHEAALTHYITGKFVLDFHPGDVFWCTADPGWVTGTSYGIFAPLLHGVTNIVDEAEFDAERWYRILQDERVNVWYTAPTAVRRLMRIPGEPRRQYDLSALRLVLSVGEPLNPEAVMWGVEALGLPIHDNWWQTETGGIMIANYRAMDIRPGSMGKPLPGIDASIVRRTEGGLEVVAEPDVEGELALKAGWPSMFRGYLHDDERYRRCFFGDWYLSGDLARRDADGYYWFVGRVDDIIKTSGHMVGPFEVESALMEHPAVAEAGVIGKPDPLIGQLVKAFVVLKHPLEPSEALELELLGFGRKRLGPAVAPKELAFVASLPKTRSGKVMRRLLKARELGLPEGDLSTLETEA is encoded by the coding sequence ATGCCGTTCCGTACCATCCACAAATCGCAAGCCGCCGGCCAAGTCCCGCCGAACCTGGCCGATTATGAACACGCGCGAGACGCGTTTTCCTGGTCGGCGGTGCGGAAGGAACTCACCGGAAGATCCGACCCGGCCCATCTCAACCTGGCGTACCAGGCGGTCGATCGGCACGCCCGCGGTCCCCAAGGCGAGCTCGTCGCAATACGTTGGCTTGGCAAAGAGGGCGGTCGCCGCGACGTCACTTACGCCGAGTTGTCGGAGATCAGCAACCGTTTTGCGAACGTTCTCGAAGGACTCGACGTCCGCCCCGGGGACCGCGTCTTCTCGCTACTAGGACGCGTGCCGGAGCTTTATGTTTCCGCTTTGGGCACGCTCAAGAACAAGTCGGTGTTCTGTCCGTTGTTTTCGCAGTTCGGTCCCGAACCGATTTGGCAACGGCTCTTCCGCGGCGACGCTAAGGTCTTAATCACGACCCGAGCGGCATACGAGAAGAAGGTGGCGGCGATCCGAACGCGGTTGCCGCAACTGGAGCACGTGCTGCTCACGGACGTCGATGACGACGTTTCGGCCGGCGTGCTTTCGCTGCCGCGGCTCATGGCCCGGGCCTCCGGCAAGTTTACGATTCCGCTGACGGTCCCCGCCGACGGCGCCCTGCTGCATTTCACCAGCGGGACGACCGGCATGCCCAAAGGGGCCGTACACGTCCACGAAGCGGCGCTGACGCACTACATCACGGGCAAGTTCGTGCTCGACTTCCATCCCGGCGACGTGTTTTGGTGCACGGCCGATCCGGGATGGGTCACCGGCACGTCATACGGCATCTTCGCGCCGCTGCTGCACGGCGTGACGAACATCGTCGACGAGGCCGAGTTCGACGCCGAGCGTTGGTATCGGATCCTTCAAGACGAGCGGGTCAACGTCTGGTACACGGCCCCGACCGCCGTGCGCCGCTTGATGCGCATTCCCGGCGAACCTCGCCGACAATACGACCTGAGTGCGTTGCGCCTGGTACTCAGCGTCGGGGAACCGCTCAATCCCGAAGCGGTCATGTGGGGCGTCGAGGCCCTGGGCCTGCCGATCCACGACAACTGGTGGCAAACCGAAACCGGCGGCATCATGATCGCCAACTATCGAGCCATGGACATCCGGCCCGGCTCGATGGGAAAGCCGCTTCCGGGCATCGACGCGTCGATCGTCCGCCGCACCGAAGGAGGCTTGGAAGTCGTCGCCGAACCGGATGTGGAAGGGGAACTTGCCCTGAAAGCGGGCTGGCCCTCGATGTTCCGCGGTTACCTGCACGACGACGAGCGCTACCGAAGGTGCTTCTTCGGCGATTGGTACCTTAGCGGCGATTTGGCCCGTCGCGATGCCGACGGCTACTACTGGTTCGTCGGCCGGGTCGACGACATTATCAAAACTTCCGGCCACATGGTCGGCCCGTTCGAGGTGGAAAGCGCCCTGATGGAACACCCGGCCGTCGCCGAGGCGGGCGTCATCGGCAAACCCGATCCCTTGATCGGTCAGCTCGTTAAGGCGTTCGTCGTCTTGAAGCACCCGCTCGAACCGAGCGAGGCGCTCGAGCTTGAGTTGCTGGGCTTCGGGCGCAAACGGCTCGGTCCGGCCGTGGCCCCGAAGGAACTCGCCTTCGTGGCGAGCCTGCCGAAAACGCGCAGCGGCAAGGTGATGCGACGCCTGCTGAAGGCCCGTGAACTCGGCCTACCCGAGGGAGATCTCTCAACGCTGGAGACCGAAGCATGA
- a CDS encoding alpha-ketoacid dehydrogenase subunit beta: MNATAVQSKTTYRDAVREALREALRADPRVFLMGEDVGRYGGCFAVSRGLFDEFGPERIRDTPLSESAFVGAGIGAALGGMRPIVEIMTVNFSLLALDQIMNTAATLLHMSGGQFNVPLVIRMATGGGKQLAAQHSHSLEGWYAHIPGLKILTPATIEDARGMLGAALRDPDPVLIFEHQTLYNLEGELPPAAGPVDIEGARVRRPGAAVTLLTYGAGLHKSLAAADTLAGEGVDVEVIDLRVLRPLDDATIMQSVAKTHRVLIVDEGWRSGGISAEIAARIMEQSFFELDRPVARLCGAEVPMPYAKHLEYAALPQPETIAAAVRQLVNDHG, from the coding sequence ATGAACGCAACCGCCGTCCAATCGAAAACGACCTATCGCGACGCGGTGCGCGAAGCCCTGCGCGAGGCGCTTCGTGCAGATCCCCGTGTTTTCCTCATGGGAGAAGACGTGGGTCGGTACGGCGGCTGCTTTGCCGTAAGCCGGGGATTGTTCGACGAGTTCGGGCCGGAGCGGATTCGCGACACTCCCCTATCGGAGTCGGCGTTCGTCGGCGCGGGGATCGGCGCGGCGCTCGGGGGTATGCGGCCGATCGTCGAAATCATGACGGTCAACTTTAGCTTGCTGGCCCTCGATCAGATCATGAACACCGCCGCGACGCTCCTGCACATGTCGGGCGGGCAGTTCAACGTACCGCTTGTCATCCGCATGGCGACCGGCGGCGGAAAGCAACTCGCCGCCCAACATTCGCATAGCCTGGAAGGCTGGTACGCCCATATTCCGGGTTTGAAGATCCTGACTCCGGCGACGATCGAAGACGCCCGTGGGATGCTGGGCGCGGCGCTCCGCGATCCGGACCCCGTGCTGATTTTCGAGCACCAAACGCTCTACAATCTGGAAGGCGAACTTCCACCCGCGGCCGGGCCCGTCGACATCGAAGGGGCACGCGTGCGTCGACCGGGGGCCGCCGTCACCTTGCTGACCTACGGCGCGGGCCTGCACAAGTCGCTCGCGGCCGCCGACACGCTTGCCGGCGAAGGCGTCGACGTGGAAGTGATCGACCTGCGCGTGCTGCGTCCCTTGGACGACGCGACAATCATGCAATCCGTCGCCAAGACGCACCGCGTCTTGATCGTCGACGAAGGCTGGCGGAGCGGCGGCATCTCGGCCGAGATCGCCGCCCGGATCATGGAGCAGTCGTTCTTCGAGCTCGATCGGCCTGTCGCCCGCCTCTGCGGGGCCGAGGTACCGATGCCTTATGCCAAACACCTCGAATACGCGGCCCTGCCGCAGCCGGAAACGATCGCGGCGGCCGTCCGTCAACTGGTGAACGACCATGGCTGA